One genomic window of Methanosarcina acetivorans C2A includes the following:
- a CDS encoding ATP-binding cassette domain-containing protein, translating into MELLKVEDLKKYYYSGLFKKEVRKAVDGVSFEIERGETLGLVGKSGCGKSTLGRTVLRLLEPTSGRVLFTGQDISGFKGSALKNLGTRMQIIFQNPESCLNPKMKVYEAIVEPLRLHRLCKRDEERERVQELIETVSLSEELLFRYPGELSGGQLQRIAIARVLGMKPEFIVADEPTSMLDPLVQAQILSLLKSLQENYGISFLFISHDTEVVKWMSDEIAVMEEGKIIDFR; encoded by the coding sequence ATGGAACTGTTGAAGGTAGAGGACCTGAAAAAGTACTATTATTCAGGGCTGTTCAAAAAAGAGGTCCGTAAGGCAGTTGACGGGGTTAGTTTTGAGATCGAAAGAGGAGAAACTCTCGGGCTTGTCGGAAAGAGCGGTTGCGGAAAATCTACGCTCGGAAGAACGGTTTTAAGGCTGCTTGAACCTACTTCGGGGCGGGTTCTTTTTACGGGCCAGGATATCTCGGGCTTTAAGGGTAGTGCCCTGAAAAATCTGGGGACCAGAATGCAGATTATTTTTCAGAATCCGGAATCTTGCCTGAACCCGAAGATGAAGGTTTATGAGGCGATTGTAGAACCCCTGAGGCTTCACAGGCTTTGCAAAAGGGACGAAGAAAGGGAACGGGTACAGGAGCTTATCGAGACAGTTTCCCTGAGTGAGGAACTGCTTTTCCGTTATCCCGGGGAATTGAGCGGAGGTCAGCTCCAGAGAATTGCAATAGCCAGGGTCCTTGGCATGAAACCTGAGTTCATAGTTGCGGATGAACCTACATCCATGCTTGACCCGCTTGTCCAGGCCCAGATTCTTTCCCTGCTAAAAAGCCTTCAGGAAAACTACGGGATCAGTTTCCTTTTCATCTCACATGATACGGAAGTTGTAAAGTGGATGAGCGATGAGATCGCGGTTATGGAAGAGGGAAAAATAATTGATTTCAGGTGA